One genomic region from Bactrocera tryoni isolate S06 chromosome 3, CSIRO_BtryS06_freeze2, whole genome shotgun sequence encodes:
- the LOC120770184 gene encoding uncharacterized protein LOC120770184: MSKPQAKATQLRNGAKSTTSTTARAKPTTSNPAKTVSGVAKVNTQLKKTTSSTTTAIKRADEEKLKLKSTTQTRRTEPTTLSYNRTPRDIVKPTQNSVIKKTTPTNRVASTPKAPNQNIKPTVQRNVAATIRKAGVSELPMRAKQNRDIADAVKKKPSTAIKPNAVLDTYHSVTVASPPPRRREITTERSDDNIIPTRAIKDKVVEPADLDTAAIKVDADEPPKRVRTHSLKEEDIIVLRSESAKRRSEQQILADVTTASQHETDYLKLETDEVFDHKLVVKEPVAFEVAFDEPLSSKAKSKSREPSVTRNKAEHPHKAKPSDSKVEPETDNYSDDFETYESDFETGSSTQNGSSGETESDSSPHSVCSEDEDNSKSSVSSTTQEETSKNSDEVPVNDTDCEEETELTQYPITVIQRDKELERKLDSGNYEMNSRRYPKLSELATQINERHFDSMDTTYSVASTDQLDSGISSYANTNNTQAEVDKFGGIVCTYGGYADFNTRPILRKRGMELMNKIQFDTLTFSLFELKPISYEVYMQTYGTLNTTQCSTQTNENRMSSESQTDSYDVRTMWTQHPPQYDLQTVQKFATGMHGLMAIQNCCGESPLDEAYTLHSSSADEYDVSLQKLAVLRQNNHKDVVSAQLSSLHKPLDFEKLNAFLLRSSLLISKVLCATHDNTTEDRLKKVAPNHKSFQEISAGYVQLETNFLNALRVVHVFASARHDLIITVHASPPDADVYRCDFSQLLMVWSTSDCTNPFRLLSTWSEVCRVEICYDNTDIVVCGLHDGSIAMWDLRETYSFCSKLDGYLTHFAATQSVVPNWTASTEQSHRLADLGAVVDVRSFRTPQRVMALGSYRSIQFAALNDTGLLSVWTLVETSVKHYDFSTSKAADTYRSRKRGSAALLNSRYEYSSPWARVKLMQNAICDLRDYLERGLHRTQTQFEMTKQLFQKEIYSDEILRELHGTKSAQQQRQQLQGLRFTSIDTGCERIYVCTNRNFVLSCSKSLKSERFRKINISESGLLFATALQVLTNENFLAVGLSNGSVMIVNCHQQKLTTQRDSETKRLNTASSYADNRLKDVCTPQMPDIDPITGKSCAIQNIILNERRLLGKADSAYETTYETRPSTAAYIALISNQKRPFELRVYDQQIILSGSALRKDLVQSLQLSSDGWRLFALTNGHVRTYDFYLDRELGALTLDGSDSEQRVMEIAVAKSSQNANNLIVLDEENYVEVHLLKH, encoded by the exons ATGTCGAAACCACAAGCGAAAGCGACACAGCTAAGAAAC GGTGCTAAGTCGACGACAAGCACGACAGCAAGAGCAAAACCGACCACAAGTAATCCCGCAAAAACCGTAAGTGGAGTTGCGAAAGTAAACACGCAACTTAAAAAGACAACGAGCTCTACAACAACTGCCATTAAGCGTGCAGACGAGGAAAAGCTGAAACTTAAAAGCACCACACAAACCCGGCGAACAGAGCCTACTACTCTCAGTTACAACCGAACACCGCGCGACATTGTGAAACCAACACAAAACTCCGTTATAAAGAAAACCACACCCACCAACCGTGTAGCCAGTACACCCAAAGCAccgaatcaaaatataaaacccACGGTGCAGAGAAATGTAGCAGCAACAATAAGGAAGGCTGGCGTTAGTGAACTGCCTATGCGCGCTAAACAAAATCGCGATATCGCAGATGCCGTTAAGAAGAAACCTTCAACCGCAATCAAGCCAAATGCCGTTCTAGATACGTATCACAGCGTCACAGTTGCCTCCCCGCCGCCCCGACGTAGAGAAATTACAACAGAACGCAGCGACGATAACATTATACCCACCAGAGCTATTAAAGACAAAGTTGTGGAACCGGCTGATCTAGACACGGCCGCGATCAAGGTGGATGCTGATGAACCACCAAAGCGTGTGCGCACACATTCCTTGAAAGAGGAAGATATCATTGTATTACGTAGCGAATCGGCGAAACGCAGAAGTGAACAACAGATACTAGCAGATGTGACAACAGCCAGCCAACATGAAACGGACTACTTAAAATTGGAGACAGATGAAGTGTTCGACCATAAGCTGGTTGTCAAAGAACCTGTAGCATTTGAAGTGGCCTTCGATGAACCATTAAGCAGTAAAGCCAAATCTAAATCTCGAGAACCATCAGTAACGCGAAACAAAGCAGAACACCCACATAAAGCAAAACCCAGTGATTCTAAAGTGGAGCCGGAAACGGATAATTACTCCGACGACTTTGAAACGTATGAATCGGACTTTGAGACTGGCTCGTCGACGCAAAATGGTTCGTCGGGGGAAACTGAAAGCGATTCATCACCACACAGCGTTTGCAGTGAAGATGAAGATAATAGCAAAAGCAGCGTTTCTTCAACTACGCAAGAGGAAACAAGTAAAAACAGTGATGAAGTGCCGGTTAATGATACCGATTGCGAGGAAGAAACTGAATTAACACAATATCCGATAACAGTGATTCAACGCGATAAGGAACTTGAACGAAAACTCGACTCtggaaattatgaaatgaaTTCGCGAAGGTATCCAAAGCTTTCTGAGCTAGCGACACAAATTAATGAGAGGCATTTCGACAGCATGGACACCACCTACAGTGTCGCTTCAACGGATCAGCTTGATTCGGGCATCAGCAGTTACGCCAACACGAATAACACACAAGCTGAGGTTGACAAATTCGGCGGAATTGTATGCACCTACGGCGGTTATGCCGATTTTAACACGCGTCCCATACTACGCAAGCGCGGCATGGAGCTAATgaacaaaattcaatttgacACTTTAACATTTTCGCTGTTCGAACTCAAGCCCATCAGCTATGAGGTTTACATGCAAACTTATGGTACGCTAAATACTACACAGTGCTCGACACAGACCAACGAGAACCGCATGTCGAGCGAGAGCCAAACAGACAGCTATGACGTGCGTACAATGTGGACACAGCATCCACCACAATATGATCTGCAGACGGTGCAGAAATTCGCCACCGGTATGCATGGCCTGATGGCAATACAAAACTGTTGCGGGGAATCGCCGTTGGACGAAGCATACACGTTACATAGCTCAAGCGCTGACGAATACGACGTTAGTTTACAAAAGTTAGCGGTATTGCGACAAAATAACCATAAGGATGTGGTTAGCGCACAACTAAGCAGTCTGCATAAACcgttagattttgaaaaattaaacgcGTTTCTGCTACGCTCATCATTACTCATCTCAAAGGTGCTGTGCGCAACGCACGACAACACAACGGAGGATCGTCTAAAGAAAGTCGCGCCGAACCATAAGAGTTTTCAAGAAATTAGCGCGGGTTATGTGCAACTCGAAACGAATTTTTTGAATGCTTTACGCGTAGTACATGTATTTGCAAGTGCCCGGCATGATCTCATCATAACGGTGCATGCGAGTCCGCCCGATGCCGATGTCTATCGCTGTGATTTTTCGCAACTGCTAATGGTCTGGTCCACCAGCGATTGCACAAATCCGTTTCGCTTGCTCTCCACATGGAGTGAGGTTTGTCGCGTCGAGATCTGTTACGATAACACGGATATTGTAGTGTGTGGCCTGCATGATGGCAGCATTGCTATGTGGGATCTGCGTGAAACATACTCCTTCTGCTCGAAATTAGATGGATATCTCACACACTTTGCCGCAACACAATCGGTAGTACCCAATTGGACAGCGAGTACGGAACAGTCTCATAGACTCGCCGATCTTGGCGCTGTTGTGGATGTGCGTAGTTTTCGAACGCCACAGCGAGTAATGGCGCTGGGCAGTTACAGATCAATACAG ttCGCGGCACTGAATGACACCGGCCTCTTATCGGTTTGGACGCTGGTGGAAACGAGTGTCAAGCATTACGACTTTTCCACGTCGAAAGCAGCCGATACATACCGTAGTCGTAAGCGAGGCTCAGCAGCCTTGTTAAACTCCCGTTATGAGTATAGTTCACCGTGGGCTCGTGTGAAATTAATGCAGAATGCAATTTGCGATTTGCGAGACTACCTAGAACGTGGTCTACACCGCACCCAAACACAGTTCGAAATGACCAAGCAACTGTTCCAAAAGGAAATATACAGCGACGAGATCTTGCGCGAGCTGCACGGCACAAAATCAGCACAGCAACAGCGGCAACAACTGCAGGGTTTGCGCTTCACCAGCATCGACACCGGCTGTGAGCGCATCTACGTTTGTACAAATCGCAATTTCGTGCTGAGCTGTTCAAAGAGTCTAAAGTCGGAACGTTTCCGTAAAATAAACATAAGCGAAAGCGGACTGCTCTTCGCAACCGCTTTACAAGTGTTGACAAACGAAAACTTTCTGGCCGTTGGTCTCTCAAATGGTTCAGTGATGATTGTCAATTGCCATCAGCAGAAACTGACAACGCAACGCGATAGTGAGACGAAACGTTTAAATACTGCGAGTTCATATGCCGATAATCGTCTAAAAGATGTCTGCACACCTCAAATGCCTGATATCGATCCGATCACTGGTAAATCATGCGCCATACAAAATATAATACTCAATGAAAGACGTCTGCTGGGTAAGGCTGATAGCGCATACGAAACGACATACGAAACGCGTCCATCTACAGCCGCCTACATAGCGTTAATAAGCAATCAGAAACGTCCGTTTGAGCTGCGTGTCTACGATCAGCAAATAATATTGAGCGGTTCGGCGCTGCGTAAGGATTTGGTGCAGTCGCTGCAATTGTCCAGCGATGGCTGGCGACTTTTTGCGCTGACAAATGGTCATGTGCGTACATATGACTTTTACTTGGATCGCGAGTTGGGAGCTCTAACACTGGATGGAAGCGATTCCGAACAACGTGTTATGGAAATAGCGGTGGCCAAAAGTtcacaaaatgcaaataatCTGATTGTGTTGGATGAAGAGAATTACGTAGAAGTGCACTTATTAAAGCATTAG